The following are encoded in a window of Candidatus Hydrogenedentota bacterium genomic DNA:
- a CDS encoding ATP-binding protein, giving the protein MKLTDVTTGRRARPQKVMIYGVEGIGKSTLASQFPNPIFLDVEDRTAHLDIHRFIPKNWNQLQAALQSLYDEDHGYQTVVVDTADWAEMLAAQDVCERCNKSGIEDFGYGKGFQYVRESMQGMLWALHNLQYKHGMHVVVVAHARIRKFDDPQQAVSYDRFTLKCSDGVSAMLREWVDAVLFANYNTLVETGQDKVTRAKAGNRRMLYTNHTAAYDAKNSYGLPDEIPMEYEHLRPYIEASFAGKITYNPAPQSQEELIAKKRYQDIAISLAAPLGGLDYVKSLLKEQNATFKTMSIPECEEFVETVRDRVTAEMNRREGEKNHAE; this is encoded by the coding sequence ATGAAACTCACCGACGTAACGACAGGGCGCAGAGCGCGCCCGCAGAAAGTCATGATCTACGGGGTCGAGGGCATCGGCAAAAGCACCCTCGCCTCGCAATTCCCCAACCCCATCTTTCTCGATGTCGAGGACCGCACGGCGCACCTGGACATCCACCGTTTCATTCCCAAGAACTGGAACCAACTGCAGGCCGCGCTCCAGTCGCTGTATGACGAGGACCACGGTTATCAGACCGTCGTGGTGGACACGGCGGACTGGGCCGAGATGCTCGCGGCGCAGGACGTGTGCGAACGCTGCAACAAGTCCGGTATCGAGGACTTCGGCTACGGCAAAGGCTTCCAGTACGTGCGCGAATCCATGCAGGGCATGCTGTGGGCGCTGCACAACCTCCAGTACAAGCACGGCATGCACGTGGTCGTCGTGGCGCACGCGCGCATCCGCAAGTTCGACGATCCCCAGCAGGCCGTGAGCTATGACCGGTTCACGCTCAAGTGTTCGGACGGCGTGTCGGCGATGCTGCGCGAGTGGGTCGACGCGGTGCTCTTCGCCAACTACAACACGCTCGTCGAAACCGGCCAGGACAAGGTCACCCGCGCGAAAGCCGGCAATCGCCGGATGCTGTACACGAACCACACGGCGGCCTACGACGCCAAGAATTCCTACGGGCTCCCTGACGAGATCCCGATGGAGTACGAGCATCTCCGCCCGTACATCGAGGCCAGCTTCGCCGGAAAGATCACGTACAACCCCGCGCCGCAATCGCAGGAAGAACTCATCGCCAAGAAGCGGTACCAAGACATCGCCATCTCGCTGGCCGCGCCGCTCGGGGGCCTCGATTACGTCAAGTCCCTCCTCAAAGAACAGAACGCCACCTTCAAAACCATGAGCATCCCGGAATGCGAGGAGTTCGTCGAGACCGTTCGCGACCGGGTCACCGCGGAAATGAATCGCCGCGAAGGAGAAAAGAACCATGCCGAATAA
- a CDS encoding DUF669 domain-containing protein, producing the protein MPNNDILDWNDRIEDDGSGEFTILPAGEYAFKVTGFEKQHSNNSQAPMAKVTLEVDHDGELVNVYDYLVLTKKAEWKLCSFFRCLGLKKHGEPFVMQWNRVVGATGRAKVYVEKYTKKDGSSGESNKVKHYIDPPGPRASAPAPASQPPRQPVSYANHPDEDDDGLI; encoded by the coding sequence ATGCCGAATAACGACATCCTCGATTGGAACGACCGCATCGAAGACGACGGTTCCGGAGAATTCACGATTCTGCCCGCTGGCGAGTACGCCTTCAAGGTCACCGGATTCGAGAAACAGCACAGCAACAACAGCCAGGCGCCGATGGCCAAGGTGACGCTCGAAGTCGACCATGACGGCGAACTCGTCAACGTGTACGACTACCTCGTGCTCACGAAGAAGGCGGAATGGAAGTTGTGTTCGTTCTTCCGCTGCCTGGGCCTCAAGAAGCACGGCGAGCCGTTCGTGATGCAGTGGAACCGCGTCGTGGGCGCCACGGGCCGCGCCAAGGTGTATGTCGAGAAATACACCAAGAAAGACGGCAGCTCGGGCGAATCCAACAAGGTGAAACATTACATCGACCCGCCGGGGCCGCGCGCCTCCGCGCCCGCGCCTGCGTCTCAGCCGCCGCGGCAACCCGTGTCCTATGCCAACCATCCCGACGAAGACGACGACGGACTGATCTGA
- a CDS encoding 3'-5' exonuclease — MEHALVAPETLVAVSLETTGLNPLQDRITEVGAVSFDYEGNLLDTFWERANPGIPIPEHIRKITGVTDEKVAGARPPEEVVRDFFVWAGSQAWIAAHSGEFEAGFLHAALGGREDAGEDRCVLSTLRWARWAELGTPNYRLGTLLEHIQSEIRVWPLHGTLIGAQGVVDLVMFLLKRSYADPSHAGVKDVLVFRADRMQALSRRVSAEWERRTRPAFASAR, encoded by the coding sequence ATGGAACACGCCCTTGTCGCCCCGGAAACCCTGGTGGCCGTCAGTCTGGAAACCACCGGTCTGAACCCGTTGCAAGACCGGATTACGGAAGTGGGGGCGGTCAGTTTCGACTATGAGGGCAACCTGCTGGACACCTTCTGGGAGCGGGCGAACCCAGGCATACCCATTCCCGAACACATCCGGAAGATCACGGGTGTCACCGACGAGAAGGTGGCCGGGGCGAGGCCGCCGGAAGAAGTGGTACGGGATTTCTTTGTCTGGGCGGGATCGCAGGCATGGATTGCCGCGCACAGCGGAGAATTCGAGGCGGGGTTTCTGCACGCCGCGCTGGGCGGGCGGGAGGATGCCGGTGAAGACCGATGCGTGTTGAGCACGCTGAGGTGGGCGAGGTGGGCTGAACTCGGCACGCCGAACTACCGGCTGGGAACATTGCTCGAGCATATCCAGTCCGAGATCCGGGTCTGGCCGCTGCACGGCACCCTCATCGGCGCGCAGGGTGTAGTGGACCTGGTGATGTTCCTTCTGAAGCGGAGCTATGCCGACCCGTCGCACGCGGGCGTGAAGGATGTTCTGGTGTTCCGCGCGGACCGGATGCAGGCCCTCTCCCGGCGCGTGAGTGCGGAATGGGAACGCAGGACAAGGCCCGCGTTCGCGTCGGCAAGATAG